The following coding sequences lie in one Rothia sp. SD9660Na genomic window:
- a CDS encoding HNH endonuclease, translated as MPKKITKETRKDIDNDLRSYSRYDEVPGDLKEKIKKYCLEEQEGLCVYCYRKISISGSSIEHVVPRSKDSSLQTSYLNMTASCKDRQTCNARRGNRDLPSNPFEDDWACVELKYSGEFIFQNSSVEESFNILNVGNLNKSLVADRSDFINNQLNVLSGYLEYMKNQPQSISDVTKFLYRDTVSGTYLNYGPFVEELILKKINGI; from the coding sequence ATGCCCAAAAAAATAACTAAAGAAACTCGCAAAGATATTGATAATGATTTAAGGTCCTATTCACGTTACGACGAAGTACCTGGGGATCTTAAGGAAAAAATAAAGAAGTACTGCTTGGAGGAGCAAGAGGGACTTTGTGTGTACTGCTATCGAAAGATCAGTATTTCTGGGTCTAGCATTGAACATGTAGTCCCAAGAAGTAAGGATTCGAGTCTTCAAACCTCCTACCTCAATATGACTGCAAGTTGTAAAGATAGGCAAACTTGTAATGCGAGGCGCGGGAATCGTGATTTGCCTTCTAATCCGTTTGAAGATGATTGGGCTTGCGTAGAATTAAAGTATTCAGGTGAATTTATTTTTCAAAATAGTTCAGTTGAAGAATCGTTTAATATTTTAAATGTAGGCAATTTGAATAAATCTCTTGTTGCAGATAGAAGTGATTTTATTAACAATCAATTAAATGTCCTTTCTGGGTATTTAGAATACATGAAAAATCAACCACAATCTATTTCAGATGTGACAAAATTTCTATACAGGGATACCGTAAGCGGCACATATTTAAACTACGGACCGTTTGTTGAAGAATTAATTTTAAAGAAAATTAATGGGATTTGA
- a CDS encoding NADH:flavin oxidoreductase/NADH oxidase, with amino-acid sequence MTSPLFEPFTLRSMTTRNRLWVPPMCQYSVEQQDGKPTAYHISHYGALARGGAGAVIVEMTGVEPAARISPYCLGLWSDEHTETFKPVVDAIHAGGAKAGIQIAHAGRKASTPGELVPHDGGSLGEDEGGWVTLAPSALAYPGLKEPEELTEEKIDDLVQAFAAAAARAVAAGFDFIEIHGAHGYLMTQFLSPLSNQRDDSYGGSLENRARFARRVARTMRDVMPAEMPLIVRLSATEFVDGGITVEETSQVVRWLAEDGVDFADISTSGNYPAKISVYAGYQVPMAAQVKCESGLPVGAVGMINSPRLAEFIVGSGQADVVLVGREALRNPAFALHWADELKVDIDYVPAQYQRAWRTRR; translated from the coding sequence ATGACTTCGCCCCTCTTTGAACCCTTCACTCTGCGCTCCATGACCACCCGTAACCGTCTTTGGGTTCCGCCCATGTGCCAGTACTCGGTCGAACAGCAGGACGGCAAGCCCACCGCCTACCACATTTCCCACTACGGGGCTCTAGCCCGGGGTGGAGCCGGGGCCGTCATTGTCGAAATGACCGGCGTTGAGCCCGCCGCCCGCATCAGCCCCTACTGCCTGGGCCTATGGAGCGACGAACACACCGAGACTTTCAAGCCGGTCGTTGACGCTATTCATGCCGGGGGAGCCAAGGCAGGTATCCAGATTGCTCACGCGGGGCGTAAGGCCTCAACCCCCGGCGAGCTGGTGCCGCACGATGGTGGTTCTCTGGGCGAGGACGAGGGTGGCTGGGTTACGCTGGCCCCGTCCGCTCTTGCCTACCCCGGCTTGAAAGAACCAGAGGAACTGACCGAAGAGAAAATTGACGATCTGGTTCAGGCTTTCGCTGCGGCTGCCGCCCGCGCGGTGGCTGCTGGCTTTGACTTCATTGAGATTCACGGGGCTCATGGCTACCTGATGACCCAGTTCCTTTCGCCCCTCTCTAACCAGCGAGACGATTCCTACGGTGGCTCCCTGGAAAACCGGGCCCGCTTCGCGCGCAGGGTTGCCCGTACCATGCGCGATGTCATGCCCGCAGAGATGCCGCTCATCGTCCGCCTGTCGGCCACTGAGTTTGTTGACGGTGGCATTACTGTCGAGGAAACCTCACAGGTGGTGCGCTGGCTGGCTGAGGACGGCGTAGACTTTGCCGATATTTCCACCAGCGGTAACTACCCGGCAAAGATTAGTGTTTATGCGGGCTACCAGGTTCCTATGGCCGCTCAGGTCAAGTGCGAGAGCGGTCTGCCGGTAGGGGCTGTTGGCATGATTAACTCACCGCGTCTGGCTGAGTTCATTGTAGGGTCGGGGCAGGCTGATGTGGTGCTGGTGGGCCGGGAGGCTCTGCGTAACCCCGCCTTCGCCCTGCACTGGGCTGATGAACTCAAGGTCGATATCGACTATGTGCCTGCCCAGTACCAGCGGGCCTGGCGCACCCGGCGCTAG
- a CDS encoding HIT domain-containing protein: MVEIPDYTTDDFELPGVPDAFQRLWTPHRRAYVKGGQKDYTENTCPFCEAPTHDDAESLIVHRGEHAYVILNLYPYNPGHLLVCPYRHIPNYDDATLEETAEIAALTQKAMGILREVSRAAGFNIGMNQGKVGGAGVAAHLHQHIVPRWSGDTNFLPIVAGTKTVTQTLDEIRDLLSTAWDS; the protein is encoded by the coding sequence ATGGTAGAAATTCCCGACTACACCACCGACGATTTTGAGCTGCCGGGGGTTCCGGACGCCTTCCAGCGGCTCTGGACGCCCCACCGCCGCGCCTACGTAAAGGGCGGGCAAAAGGACTACACCGAAAACACCTGCCCCTTCTGCGAAGCCCCCACCCACGATGATGCCGAGTCGCTCATCGTGCACCGTGGTGAGCACGCCTACGTCATTCTCAACCTCTACCCCTACAACCCCGGGCACCTGCTGGTCTGCCCCTACCGGCACATCCCCAACTACGACGACGCAACACTCGAAGAAACCGCCGAAATTGCTGCCCTCACCCAGAAAGCCATGGGAATTCTGCGGGAGGTGAGCCGCGCAGCCGGCTTCAACATCGGCATGAACCAGGGCAAGGTCGGCGGGGCAGGGGTCGCCGCCCACCTGCACCAGCACATTGTGCCCCGCTGGAGCGGTGACACGAACTTCCTGCCCATCGTCGCCGGCACCAAGACGGTCACGCAGACCCTGGACGAGATCCGAGACCTGCTCAGCACTGCCTGGGATAGCTAG
- a CDS encoding GNAT family N-acetyltransferase codes for MIQVGALAPTQADVVQALYDQNPDYFLRISGRPAQPGSALENLTVFPPGLSHSPVLLGAFEGGRLVGVLIAVLGFPSEEFAHVALALVDGQAQGRGVGRALHDAYLGAVRQHPHISTLRLGIVATNAEVAEPFWRALGYIPSGEVKDFTQGDVVSTVEVFTRPVNVA; via the coding sequence ATGATTCAGGTTGGGGCGCTCGCGCCCACCCAGGCTGATGTGGTCCAGGCACTCTATGACCAGAACCCTGATTACTTCCTACGGATTTCTGGCCGCCCCGCTCAACCTGGCTCTGCGCTGGAAAACCTGACGGTCTTCCCACCCGGTTTATCCCACTCCCCTGTGCTGTTGGGGGCCTTTGAGGGCGGACGCCTGGTTGGGGTTTTGATTGCTGTGTTGGGTTTCCCCAGTGAGGAGTTTGCCCATGTAGCCCTTGCCCTAGTTGATGGGCAGGCGCAAGGACGCGGGGTGGGCCGGGCCCTACACGACGCCTATTTGGGTGCGGTTCGGCAGCACCCACATATCAGCACCTTACGTTTGGGGATTGTGGCAACTAACGCCGAGGTCGCCGAACCTTTCTGGCGAGCCCTAGGCTACATACCCAGTGGCGAAGTTAAGGACTTTACCCAAGGTGATGTGGTTTCAACGGTGGAGGTTTTCACTCGGCCGGTAAATGTGGCGTAG
- a CDS encoding nucleotidyltransferase family protein has product MKATPETLKLRSLVEEHRAEIDQVFEQYGASNPRLFGSVARGDADETSDIDIMVDLHEPDRRRLMRLAGMSQTLREILNVSVDVVTPSILKNKVSDFALKEAVAL; this is encoded by the coding sequence GTGAAAGCCACACCCGAAACCCTCAAACTGCGGAGCCTTGTTGAAGAGCACCGAGCTGAAATAGATCAAGTATTTGAACAGTACGGTGCAAGTAACCCGCGACTTTTTGGGTCTGTGGCACGTGGGGATGCAGACGAAACGAGCGATATCGATATTATGGTGGACCTGCATGAACCAGACCGTAGAAGACTCATGCGATTAGCGGGAATGTCGCAGACGCTCCGTGAAATTCTCAACGTTTCTGTTGATGTAGTAACACCCAGTATTCTCAAGAACAAGGTATCTGACTTCGCTCTCAAAGAGGCGGTTGCGCTATGA
- a CDS encoding AAA family ATPase, with protein sequence MYIKSLEFNNYKVYKKQKFDFLDQESEKNNLINIFIGDNGSGKSAVLDGIAKSLSWLPARLISVNKNTSNLITSDEISNGESSASIKIKVVDLKIEYKFKKEFEDEIDEEDNGQTVIGFENIKLESGIHKINEYKIKNLEWETARTRAGRVREFSSNYKQLNSYSSDLRSIIGEATSFSLPTLIYYGAERNVVKSNQVNRIQNNNPIIEYRDSLNGTSNFRQFFGWFEELENIENQRFRKVVTQHIEDHAQLSDGVIFDFSEDIRLKVVRSAVSSFLNNITEIRIDRESSERFKVKKDNQEFTFGQLSQGEKNLLSLVGDIARTLCIMNPESDDPLSCPGIVLIDEIDLHLHPKWQADIIGKLQSTFKNCQFFLTTHSPLVLSSANKANVFRVDSGKCEKLEFNLFGESVSHLLKTTMGTPERDRSVDLLINDIYASLDENDFSAARNFLENLEQRINRESSIISQLASRISMEEFFSKNAQKNN encoded by the coding sequence ATGTATATAAAAAGTCTAGAGTTCAACAACTACAAAGTATATAAAAAACAGAAGTTTGATTTCCTGGACCAGGAAAGCGAAAAAAATAACTTAATAAATATATTTATTGGTGACAACGGTTCCGGAAAAAGCGCAGTGCTTGATGGCATTGCAAAATCCTTGAGTTGGTTGCCCGCAAGATTAATTTCTGTAAATAAAAATACTTCGAATCTTATTACTTCAGATGAAATTTCAAACGGGGAGAGCTCTGCTTCTATTAAAATTAAAGTAGTAGATTTAAAGATTGAGTATAAATTCAAGAAAGAATTTGAAGATGAAATTGATGAAGAGGATAACGGTCAGACTGTAATTGGGTTTGAAAACATAAAATTAGAAAGTGGCATACATAAAATAAATGAATATAAAATTAAAAATCTCGAGTGGGAGACTGCCCGGACTCGTGCCGGGCGTGTAAGAGAGTTTAGTTCAAATTACAAGCAGCTAAACAGCTATTCAAGTGATTTAAGATCTATTATTGGTGAGGCCACGAGTTTCTCATTGCCGACATTGATTTATTATGGAGCAGAAAGGAATGTTGTAAAGTCAAATCAGGTTAATCGTATTCAAAACAATAATCCGATAATTGAATACAGAGATTCACTTAATGGAACTAGTAATTTTAGGCAGTTCTTCGGTTGGTTTGAAGAGCTAGAAAACATCGAAAACCAAAGATTCCGTAAGGTCGTAACCCAGCATATCGAAGACCATGCTCAATTGAGCGATGGGGTTATTTTTGATTTTTCAGAAGACATAAGGCTTAAAGTTGTTAGGTCAGCTGTATCGAGCTTTTTAAATAATATCACAGAGATAAGAATTGATCGCGAATCAAGTGAGAGATTTAAGGTAAAAAAGGATAACCAAGAGTTTACTTTTGGACAACTATCTCAAGGAGAAAAGAATCTCTTATCATTAGTGGGTGATATTGCTCGTACTTTATGTATTATGAATCCAGAGAGTGATGATCCTCTAAGCTGTCCGGGAATTGTATTGATTGATGAAATTGACCTACATCTGCATCCAAAATGGCAAGCGGATATAATTGGTAAGCTTCAAAGCACATTTAAAAATTGTCAATTTTTTCTTACTACACACTCTCCACTCGTGCTTTCAAGTGCTAATAAAGCGAATGTTTTTAGGGTGGATTCAGGTAAATGTGAAAAATTAGAATTCAATTTATTTGGGGAGAGTGTTTCACATTTACTTAAAACAACTATGGGGACGCCTGAGAGAGATAGATCAGTTGATTTATTAATAAATGATATTTATGCTAGTCTCGATGAAAATGATTTTTCTGCCGCAAGAAATTTTTTGGAGAACTTGGAACAGAGAATAAATAGAGAATCATCAATTATATCCCAGCTTGCTTCAAGGATTTCGATGGAAGAATTTTTTTCTAAAAATGCCCAAAAAAATAACTAA
- a CDS encoding FBP domain-containing protein, with the protein MQELTEAAVRSSFINCSKGETKRLNLPSLKEQNWDDLIFLSWLDPKSPLKGCLVVEHEGQVHGVLLQKSKAQSKAAQMCQFCLTLHPGSGISLYTAARPGESGRRGNTIGTYLCSNLACTDYVRGKKKPAGIRQMDETLSLEERIARTRDNAVKFIERLVAGAA; encoded by the coding sequence ATGCAAGAACTGACCGAAGCTGCCGTCCGCTCATCTTTTATTAACTGCTCTAAGGGCGAGACTAAACGCCTCAACCTACCCAGCCTCAAGGAACAGAACTGGGACGACCTAATTTTCCTATCCTGGCTCGACCCGAAAAGCCCGCTCAAGGGTTGCCTGGTCGTGGAACATGAGGGGCAGGTGCATGGCGTGTTGTTGCAGAAGTCTAAGGCCCAGAGTAAGGCCGCTCAGATGTGCCAGTTCTGCCTGACCCTGCACCCGGGGTCGGGGATCTCGCTGTATACGGCGGCCCGGCCGGGCGAGTCGGGGCGACGCGGCAACACCATCGGCACCTACCTGTGCTCCAACCTGGCCTGCACCGACTATGTGCGCGGCAAGAAAAAGCCGGCGGGTATTCGCCAGATGGACGAGACACTGTCCCTCGAAGAGCGCATAGCTCGCACCCGCGATAATGCGGTCAAGTTTATTGAGCGACTGGTGGCGGGAGCCGCATGA